Proteins encoded by one window of Juglans regia cultivar Chandler chromosome 15, Walnut 2.0, whole genome shotgun sequence:
- the LOC109002561 gene encoding RNA-binding protein 2-like isoform X1 gives MGTGVGSSSIFSPRSVCLNGLALTTTSSSISELPSSVFSNVVELAPSVLPSAHEMPNYLVRDDDRGGPHAVKDTKSIGSAYDRYLQSAQLSSFTSGEASTLRGVGLGRVSGGGMPGPAMADPAVLGHTGIVGPDLAPNGRNVGIGNQLPLDATRPGRETQPLPPDASSTLYVEGLPPDSKKREVAHIFRPFVGYKEVRLVTKESKHRGGDPLILCFVDFVNPACAATAMSALQGYKTDDNDPDSSYLRLQFSRYPGPRSGSGSRGKR, from the exons ATGGGTACTGGAGTCGGCAGCAGCAGCATCTTCTCCCCTCGGTCAGTTTGCTTAAACGGCCTCGCACTGACTACG ACAAGCAGTTCAATTTCAGAACTTCCTTCATCTGTATTTTCAAATGTTGTAGAACTTGCGCCTTCTGTGTTGCCTTCAGCTCATGAGATGCCAAACTATCTAGTGCGAGATGATGATCGTGGTGGCCCTCATGCAGTAAAGGACACAAAATCAATTGGATCAGCTTACGATCGCTATCTTCAGAGTGCG CAACTTTCATCCTTTACTTCTGGGGAAGCCAGTACACTTCGTGGAGTTGGATTGGGAAGGGTCTCTGGTGGTGGAATGCCTGGTCCTGCAATGGCTGATCCTGCTGTGTTGGGTCACACTGGGATTGTTGGTCCTGATCTTGCACCAAATGGTCGAAATGTTGGTATTGGTAATCAGCTTCCCTTGGATGCAACTAGGCCTGGACGTGAAACACAGCCTCTACCTCCAGATGCTTCCAGCACTTTATATGTTGAAGGACTTCCTCCTGACAGCAAAAAGAGGGAGGTAGCTC ATATTTTCCGCCCTTTCGTTGGATATAAAGAAGTGAGACTTGTAACCAAAGAATCCAAACAC CGGGGTGGAGATCCTCTTATCCTTTGTTTTGTGGACTTTGTAAATCCAGCCTGTGCAGCAACTGCCATGAGCGCCTTGCAAG GTTATAAAACGGATGATAATGATCCTGATTCAAGTTACTTGAGGCTGCAGTTTTCACGATACCCAGGTCCGAGGTCTGGCTCTGGCTCTCGTGGTAAGAGGTGA
- the LOC109002561 gene encoding RNA-binding protein 2-like isoform X2 encodes MADGYWSRQQQHLLPSVSLLKRPRTDYELAPSVLPSAHEMPNYLVRDDDRGGPHAVKDTKSIGSAYDRYLQSAQLSSFTSGEASTLRGVGLGRVSGGGMPGPAMADPAVLGHTGIVGPDLAPNGRNVGIGNQLPLDATRPGRETQPLPPDASSTLYVEGLPPDSKKREVAHIFRPFVGYKEVRLVTKESKHRGGDPLILCFVDFVNPACAATAMSALQGYKTDDNDPDSSYLRLQFSRYPGPRSGSGSRGKR; translated from the exons ATGGCGGATGGGTACTGGAGTCGGCAGCAGCAGCATCTTCTCCCCTCGGTCAGTTTGCTTAAACGGCCTCGCACTGACTACG AACTTGCGCCTTCTGTGTTGCCTTCAGCTCATGAGATGCCAAACTATCTAGTGCGAGATGATGATCGTGGTGGCCCTCATGCAGTAAAGGACACAAAATCAATTGGATCAGCTTACGATCGCTATCTTCAGAGTGCG CAACTTTCATCCTTTACTTCTGGGGAAGCCAGTACACTTCGTGGAGTTGGATTGGGAAGGGTCTCTGGTGGTGGAATGCCTGGTCCTGCAATGGCTGATCCTGCTGTGTTGGGTCACACTGGGATTGTTGGTCCTGATCTTGCACCAAATGGTCGAAATGTTGGTATTGGTAATCAGCTTCCCTTGGATGCAACTAGGCCTGGACGTGAAACACAGCCTCTACCTCCAGATGCTTCCAGCACTTTATATGTTGAAGGACTTCCTCCTGACAGCAAAAAGAGGGAGGTAGCTC ATATTTTCCGCCCTTTCGTTGGATATAAAGAAGTGAGACTTGTAACCAAAGAATCCAAACAC CGGGGTGGAGATCCTCTTATCCTTTGTTTTGTGGACTTTGTAAATCCAGCCTGTGCAGCAACTGCCATGAGCGCCTTGCAAG GTTATAAAACGGATGATAATGATCCTGATTCAAGTTACTTGAGGCTGCAGTTTTCACGATACCCAGGTCCGAGGTCTGGCTCTGGCTCTCGTGGTAAGAGGTGA
- the LOC109019712 gene encoding PH, RCC1 and FYVE domains-containing protein 1-like, with product MADLVSYGNADRDIEKTLIALKKGAQLLKYGRKGKPKFCPFRLSNDESSLIWISSKERSLKLTSVSRIIPGQRTAVFQRYLRPEKDYLSFSLIYNNGKRSLDLICKDKVEAEAWITGLKVVISSGQGGRSKIDGRVDRGLYLDDSGDLTSNSASDSPLSAPRDITSSEISVSLNSNNSPKSFRPDNSVRSERSYASDETNMQVKGSGSDAFRVSVSSAPSTSSHGSAPDDCDALGDVYIWGEVICDNEKVGSDRNANYLTPKADVLLPRPLESNVVLDVRYIACGVKHAALVTRQGEVFTWGEESGGRLGHGVGKDVSQPCLVESLAASSIDFVACGEFHTCAVTMAGEVYTWGDGTHNAGLLGHGTETSHWIPKRISGPLEGLQVASVTCGPWHTALVTSTGQLFTFGDGTFGVLGHGDRESVSYPREVESLSGLRTIGVACGVWHTAAVVEVIVTQSSASVSSGKLFTWGDGDKNRLGHGDKEAQLKPTCVPALIDYNFLKIACGHSLTIGLTTAGNVFTMGSTVYGQLGNPDADGKLPCLVEGKLLGEYVDDIACGAYHVSVLTSRNEVYTWGKGANGRLGHGDVEDRKTPTLVEALKDRHVKYIACGSNYTAAICLHKWVSGAEQSQCSACRQAFGFTRRRHNCYNCGLVHCHSCSSRKALRAAMAPNPGKPYRVCDSCYAKLNKVSEVSGNNQKNALPRLSGDSKDRLDKADTRLSKSVPSNMDLIKQLDSKAAKQGKKADAFSLVCSSQAPSLLQLRDVVLASAVDLRRTAPKPVLTHSGVSSRSVSPFSRRPSPPRSATPVPTTSGLSFSKSVTDGLKKTNELLNQELVKLRTQVGSLRQKCDLQELELQKSVKRTQEAMALAAEESAKSQAAKEVIKSLTAQLKSMAERLPPGVYDEMRPPYLSNGLESNGIRYPDTHVVRHSRSDSSSSSYLASTPGIDSILINGTQSPTPSPRDLAGNNEISAYQENQELVTSNGTSENPNTRLPNGGGGFQKSSASASESVNDKESRAFQEGENGARSRSSMMAGSGNQVEAEWIEQYEPGVYITLVALRDGSRDLKRVRFSRRKFGEHQAETWWSENREKVYERYNVRGSDKSSVSGLAARRSEGAVSPASQP from the exons ACATTAATTGCATTGAAGAAGGGTGCTCAACTGCTTAAATATGGTCGTAAGGGAAAGCCTAAGTTTTGTCCGTTTAGATTGTCAAAT GATGAATCATCTTTAATTTGGATTTCTAGTAAAGAAAGAAGTTTGAAGCTAACTTCTGTCTCAAGAATTATTCCTGGACAAAGAACA GCTGTTTTTCAACGGTATCTGCGTCCTGAAAaggattatttatctttttctcttatatataacaACGGAAAGCGGTCCCTTGATCTG ATTTGCAAGGACAAAGTTGAGGCAGAGGCTTGGATTACAGGCCTCAAAGTAGTAATATCCTCTGGTCAAGGTGGGCGCTCTAAAATTGATGGGCGGGTTGATAGAGGCCTTTACCTTGAT GACAGTGGAGACTTGACATCAAATAGTGCAAGTGACAGTCCACTTAGTGCTCCTCGAGATATTACCTCATCTGAGATTTCTGTCTCCTTGAACTCAAATAACTCCCCAAAGAGCTTTCGGCCTGACAATTCTGTACGTTCTGAAAGGTCATATGCATCAGACGAGACAAATATGCAAGTAAAAGGATCTGGTTCAGATGCTTTTCGTGTTAGTGTTTCCAGTGCACCCAGCACTTCCAGTCATGGCTCTGCACCGGATGATTGTGATGCGTTAGGTGATGTATATATATGGGGTGAGGTTATTTGTGATAATGAGAAGGTTGGGTCTGACAGAAATGCTAATTATTTGACCCCAAAAGCAGATGTGCTTCTTCCTAGGCCATTAGAATCCAATGTAGTATTGGATGTACGCTATATAGCCTGTGGAGTCAAGCATGCCGCCCTTGTCACAAGGCAAGGTGAGGTCTTTACATGGGGAGAGGAGTCTGGAGGACGGCTTGGCCATGGTGTTGGAAAGGATGTTAGTCAACCTTGTCTGGTTGAATCTTTGGCTGCTAGTAGTATTGATTTTGTGGCCTGTGGGGAGTTCCATACTTGTGCTGTTACAATGGCTGGGGAAGTCTATACATGGGGAGATGGTACACATAATGCTGGGCTTCTTGGACATGGCACGGAGACCAGTCATTGGATACCCAAGAGAATCTCTGGTCCACTTGAGGGACTTCAAGTTGCTTCAGTTACTTGTGGTCCATGGCATACTGCCTTGGTAACATCAACAGGGCAGCTCTTTACATTCGGTGATGGAACATTTGGTGTCTTGGGCCATGGAGATAGAGAAAGTGTTTCTTACCCAAGAGAAGTAGAATCTCTTTCTGGTTTGAGGAcaattggtgttgcatgtgggGTGTGGCATACAGCTGCGGTGGTGGAAGTTATCGTGACACAGTCTAGTGCAAGTGTGTCATCTGGTAAATTGTTTACTTGGGGTGATGGAGATAAAAATCGACTTGGTCATGGAGACAAGGAAGCTCAGCTTAAACCTACGTGTGTGCCAGCACTTATTGATTATAATTTCCTCAAAATTGCTTGTGGGCACAGTTTAACCATTGGACTGACCACAGCAGGAAATGTTTTTACTATGGGGAGTACTGTTTATGGTCAACTTGGGAATCCCGATGCTGATGGTAAGCTACCTTGCTTGGTTGAGGGCAAGCTTCTTGGTgaatatgttgatgatatcgcCTGTGGTGCATATCACGTGTCAGTATTGACTTCCAGGAATGAAGTTTATACATGGGGAAAGGGTGCTAATGGGAGGTTGGGTCATGGAGATGTGGAAGATCGGAAAACGCCAACTCTGGTTGAAGCTTTGAAGGACAgacatgtaaaatatattgCTTGTGGTTCAAATTACACAGCTGCTATTTGTCTTCATAAATGGGTTTCTGGTGCGGAGCAGTCACAGTGCTCTGCTTGTAGACAGGCTTTTGGATTTACCAGAAGGAGGCACAACTGCTATAATTGTGGACTTGTGCACTGCCATTCATGTAGTTCTAGAAAAGCATTAAGAGCAGCAATGGCTCCTAATCCTGGCAAGCCATATCGTGTTTGTGATTCTTGTTATGCGAAACTGAACAAAGTGTCAGAAGTTAGTGGTAATAATCAGAAGAATGCTTTACCTCGCTTGTCAGGTGACAGCAAGGATAGGTTAGACAAAGCTGATACAAGATTGTCCAAGTCCGTGCCTTCTAACATGGATTTGATAAAGCAATTAGATAGCAAAGCAGCCAAGCAAGGAAAGAAGGCCGATGCATTCTCCCTGGTTTGCTCTTCTCAAGCACCTTCTTTGCTGCAGTTGAGGGATGTTGTTTTGGCTAGTGCTGTTGATCTGCGACGAACTGCTCCAAAGCCAGTTCTCACACATTCTGGAGTGAGTTCTAGGTCTGTGTCTCCTTTCTCGAGGAGACCCAGCCCCCCACGTTCTGCCACACCTGTTCCTACAACATCAGGACTTTCCTTCTCCAAAAGTGTAACTGATGGtttgaagaaaacaaatgagTTATTGAATCAAGAATTGGTCAAGTTACGCACACAG GTGGGGAGCCTGAGGCAGAAATGTGACCTTCAAGAATTAGAGCTTCAGAAATCAGTGAAAAGGACTCAAGAGGCTATGGCACTTGCTGCAGAGGAATCTGCTAAATCTCAAGCTGCAAAAGAAGTTATAAAGTCTCTTACAGCTCAG CTTAAAAGTATGGCTGAGAGGCTGCCACCTGGGGTTTATGATGAAATGAGGCCGCCTTACCTATCGAATGGTCTAGAGTCAAATGGCATTCGCTATCCAGACACACATGTAGTGCGTCATTCAAGATCTGATTCAAGCAGCAGCTCTTATTTGGCTTCTACCCCAGGAATCGattctattttaataaatggaACTCAGAGCCCAACTCCTTCACCTAGGGATCTGGCTGGAAACAATGAAATTAGCGCATACCAAGAAAATCAAGAGCTTGTGACCTCCAATGGAACCAGTGAAAATCCAAATACGAGGCTGCCAAATGGCGGTGGAGGGTTTCAGAAAAGTAGCGCAAGTGCATCAGAGTCAGTTAATGACAAGGAATCCAGAGCTTTCCAAGAAGGTGAAAATGGTGCGAGATCTAGAAGTTCTATGATGGCTGGTAGCGGCAATCAAGTTGAAGCAGAATGGATAGAACAGTATGAGCCTGGTGTATATATAACTCTTGTGGCCCTGCGAGACGGCAGTAGAGATCTCAAGCGTGTTCGTTTCAG CCGAAGAAAATTTGGTGAGCACCAAGCTGAGACTTGGTGGTCGGAGAATCGTGAAAAGGTGTATGAGAGGTACAATGTTCGTGGGTCGGACAAGTCGTCAGTTTCTGGCCTGGCTGCACGCAGATCAGAGGGAGCTGTCTCACCAGCTTCCCAACCTTAG